The Quercus robur chromosome 7, dhQueRobu3.1, whole genome shotgun sequence genome has a segment encoding these proteins:
- the LOC126691391 gene encoding probable disease resistance protein At4g27220, translating into MDPSSIITTLGVVETIKEHCGYLFHCDTNIENRRDRIENLRAKRDTLLLQKEEDKRNGKVMAPDVDNWLRDAENILLKEDKAPKKCLEIEGWGPDYYLSRKAKKKTLQIDKLLSEAASYFTQMSYSRSLTGIGSSSSEGIKHFESRTKMADKVLEALADVKVNMVLICGMGGIGKTTMAQEVEKKARDGEFFIEVVTAVVSRTPNWTEIQAKIAGTLCLNFDNKVGRANKLSSRRRNSGRVLVILDDVWQELNLGDIGIPNGGEVNCCKILLTSRSEEVLINKKKVLKIFKIDDLSEEEAWNLFREVAGDCVDTPDINSIAKEVVKECGRLPQAIVTVGAALQKKSTVEWRVALGQLQNSTPECIHGLDPTVYSSIEFSYSNLQDEAVKSCFLLCCLFPEDCDIPIEYLVRYGAGKGLFEMIDNVAVARDRVHAIIKNLQRSSLLLDSKKEECVKMHVVIRDVAISIAKNEKGFLVRCTDKIEEWPEQDTYEHSAISLVSQELKKHPDGLECPKLELLQLACGKNCTKTQTFPSNMFKEMNKLKVLSVEGMSFPSLPESILVLQNLRTLLLDYCKIEDVSEIGALGKLEILSFLGSNIKELPREIGNLSHLKLFDLSNCSALKKIPAGLLSRLNYLEELYMFGVNKEGAIASLAELKSLSKRFSALKIHIPNIEVLPKDLLFKNPELKFQIFAGEEGIYQELSGSGSYLFENSLALERSKASDIVESPVLLQLLKKSKILYLKQIKDLKNILYGLDQEGFQCLKILRVIACEDVEYVINATSHQTSHAAFPILESLEFSDLCNLKEIFHSQFPERSFSNSRLACFGNLRSLLLSRCSRLKNVFSLSIARGLVQLQQLAIDSCADMEEIFPKEGEDEKALEVIRFPELTSIKLFILPKLIGFCTTVYRNGPVQPSLNPEVRGISDDEVTSLEKHKMTDIQQHTGSFPESTSICHKFFSSKTILWSDRGTTKNSKRSSSVNKEGNLIKLKNPRASGIDNRTEILSLFPSHMIESLRNLESIKLWRCDSLEVIFQLEELNAEESHVASVLDQLRELDLSDLPKLKHIWMKGPERITGFGNLRFLAVWTCNSLTYLLSPSIAKLLVMLEDIKVINCEKIEEILERAREEEEEKKISFNKVKSILFKDLPKLKYFCNKVNAFEQPSLKERTVIRCPALSTFVPSDLNTPKIINFFRHFLCTYHNGHRQSY; encoded by the exons aTGGATCCTTCATCAATTATAACGACCCTGGGAGTTGTGGAGACAATCAAAGAACATTGTGGCTATCTGTTTCACTGCGATACCAACATCGAGAATCGCAGAGATCGAATTGAGAATCTGCGTGCCAAGAGAGATACGTTACTattacaaaaagaagaagataaaaggaaTGGCAAGGTAATGGCACCTGATGTTGATAATTGGTTACGAGACGCAGAAAACATCCTTCTTAAAGAAGACAAAGCTCCGAAGAAGTGTCTGGAAATTGAAGGGTGGGGTCCAGATTATTACTTGAGTAGGAAAGCTAAGAAGAAGACTCTGCAAATTGATAAGCTTCTAAGTGAAGCAGCCTCATATTTTACTCAAATGTCCTATTCTCGTTCTCTAACTGGAATTGGATCTTCATCCAGTGAAGGTATTAAGCATTTTGAGTCAAGAACAAAAATGGCGGACAAAGTTTTAGAGGCACTAGCAGATGTCAAGGTCAACATGGTTTTGATATGCGGTATGGGGGGGATAGGAAAAACAACAATGGCACAGGAGGTAGAGAAAAAAGCAAGAGATGGTGAGTTTTTTATTGAAGTTGTGACGGCTGTGGTGTCCCGAACTCCAAACTGGACAGAGATTCAAGCTAAAATTGCGGGAACGCTATGTCTGAATTTTGATAATAAAGTTGGAAGAGCAAATAAGTTATCTTCAAGGCGAAGGAATAGCGGTAGAGTCCTTgtaatcctggatgatgtttggCAAGAACTTAATCTAGGGGATATAGGAATTCCTAATGGAGGTGAAGTGAATTGCTGCAAAATCTTGTTGACATCAAGAAGCGAAGAAGTCTTGATAAATAAGAAgaaagttctaaaaatttttaaaattgacgATTTATCTGAAGAAGAAGCATGGAATCTTTTCAGAGAAGTTGCAGGTGATTGTGTTGATACTCCCGATATAAATTCCATAGCAAAAGAGGTTGTAAAGGAATGCGGACGTCTACCCCAAGCTATTGTAACAGTTGGAGCAGCTCTACAAAAAAAAAGCACGGTTGAGTGGCGTGTTGCACTTGGACAACTTCAAAACTCTACCCCAGAATGTATTCACGGTCTAGATCCAACAGTCTATTCCAGCATAGAATTCAGTTACAGTAATTTACAAGATGAAGCGGTCAAGTCATGTTTTTTGCTATGCTGTTTGTTTCCAGAAGACTGTGATATTCCCATTGAATATTTAGTTAGATACGGAGCGGGAAAAGGATTGTTTGAAATGATTGATAATGTGGCAGTAGCCAGAGATAGAGTCCATGCAATAATTAAGAATCTTCAAAGATCCAGTCTACTGTTGGATAGCAAGAAAGAAGAATGTGTCAAGATGCATGTTGTTATACGGGATGTTGCAATATCAAttgctaaaaatgaaaaaggtttTCTGGTAAGATGTACTGATAAAATTGAAGAGTGGCCAGAGCAAGATACATATGAGCATTCTGCAATTTCACTAGTATCTCAAGAATTGAAAAAGCATCCTGATGGCTTGGAGTGTCCAAAACTTGAGCTTTTGCAGCTAGCATGTGGTAAAAACTGTACAAAGACACAGACGTTCCCATCTAATATGTTTAAAGAGATGAACAAACTAAAGGTTTTGTCTGTGGAGGGTATGTCCTTTCCATCACTACCAGAGTCAATCCTTGTCCTTCAAAACCTTCGGACATTGCTTCTGGATTATTGTAAGATAGAAGATGTATCAGAAATAGGAGCACTTGGGAAACTAGAAATATTGAGCTTTCTTGGTTCTAACATCAAGGAATTGCCAAGAGAAATTGGAAATCTAAGTCATTTAAAGTTGTTCGATCTGTCAAATTGCTctgctcttaaaaaaattccaGCTGGTCTACTATCGAGATTAAATTACCTAGAAGAGTTGTACATGTTTGGAGTCAATAAAGAGGGAGCAATTGCAAGCCTTGCTGAACTGAAGTCTTTGTCCAAGCGTTTCTCAGCTTTGAAAATTCATATACCAAATATCGAGGTCTTGCCAAAAGACTTGCTCTTCAAAAACCCAGAGCTAAAATTTCAGATATTCGCAGGTGAGGAGGGAATTTATCAGGAATTGAGCGGATCAGGtagttatttatttgaaaatagttTGGCACTCGAAAGAAGTAAAGCAAGTGATATTGTGGAGAGTCCGGTGCTTCTTCAACTGTTAAAGAAATCTAAAATCTTAtatttgaaacaaataaaagatttgaaaaacattttgtATGGGTTAGACCAAGAGGGTTTTCAATGTTTGAAGATTTTGAGAGTTATTGCATGTGAAGATGTAGAATATGTAATCAATGCCACATCACATCAGACTTCACACGCTGCCTTCCCTATCCTGGAGTCACTGGAATTTTCTGATCTGTGCAATTTAAAAGAGATATTTCATAGCCAGTTCCCAGAGAGATCCTTTAGCAATTCACGGCTTGCTTGTTTTGGCAACCTCAGATCCCTTTTGCTATCGAGATGCAGCCGTTTGAAAAATGTCTTTTCATTGTCCATAGCGAGAGGTTTGGTTCAACTCCAACAGCTAGCTATAGATTCGTGTGCTGACATGGAAGAAATTTTCCCTAAAGAAGGAGAAGATGAGAAGGCACTTGAAGTGATCAGGTTTCCAGAATTAACATCCATAAAGCTATTCATTCTACCAAAACTCATTGGTTTTTGTACAACTGTTTATCGGAATGGGCCTGTCCAACCATCCTTGAATCCGGAG GTTAGAGGCATCAGCGATGATGAAGTGACTAGTCTTGAAAAGCACAAGATGACAGACATTCAACAACATACTGGCTCCTTTCCTGAGTCAACATCCATCTGTCATAAATTCTTTTCATCCAAGACCATCTTGTGGTCAGATCGAGGCACCACCAAGAATTCCAAACGAAGCTCTTCAGTAAACAAAGAG GGTAATTTGATTAAGTTGAAGAATCCAAGAGCTAGTGGTATAGACAACCGCACTGAGATATTGTCTCTTTTTCCATCCCATATGATTGAGTCCTTAAGGAATCTGGAATCGATTAAATTGTGGAGGTGTGATTCACTGGAAGTTATATTTCAACTTGAGGAACTAAATGCTGAGGAATCTCATGTGGCATCAGTACTTGATCAGTTGAGGGAACTGGATCTGTCTGATTTACCAAAACTAAAGCACATATGGATGAAGGGTCCAGAAAGGATAACGGGTTTTGGAAACTTGAGATTCTTAGCAGTATGGACATGTAACAGTTTGACATATTTGTTATCACCATCCATAGCAAAACTGCTTGTGATGTTAGAGGATATAAAAGTTATTAACtgtgaaaaaattgaagaaatcctTGAAAGAGcaagagaagaagaggaagaaaagaaaatttcattcaacaaaGTGAAATCAATCTTGTTCAAGGACTTACCAAAGCTGAAGTATTTTTGCAATAAAGTCAATGCTTTTGAGCAGCCATCGTTGAAGGAAAGAACGGTAATTAGATGTCCTGCTTTAAGCACATTTGTTCCATCTGATCTAAATACACCGAAAATTATTAACTTCTTTCGCCATTTTTTATGCACTTATCACAATGGTCATCGACAATCATATTGA
- the LOC126693403 gene encoding uncharacterized protein LOC126693403, producing the protein MCCVQLGSMLYFLGGEMKIKNPYIDEDVKKELAVRDVFPKDVYCFELANDHNYRELKAGTAMNCGKASPLAFVADEKIYVIGSSRWDSDENFAYFEMFDPKVDNWIILPNPPIRNVNTIWVGHVVVGRKALITALQPHETERLYCFNLDTHKWANTSIPDYLGKFSGDTLFVEYRLYGCYYDTVAALVPLEEEEEEKDEEEEEEEEEDKELQQFFKHHRLHQISEEMGMDAIRNVAPQVQYSASLLHLGKMYFCYVRTGMPPHPHPKIASDFDIGDDKKRFISIVIFQAVRGTYKKNDTRLSKANFLHSEHYEVNTPFPSDGFIKGCYVLGSGYLESSKQISV; encoded by the exons ATGTGTTGTGTTCAATTGGGCTCCATGTTGTATTTTTTGGGTGGTGAAAtgaaaatcaaaaacccataCATTGATGAAGATGTAAAGAAGGAGCTCGCTGTCCGGGATGTTTTCCCGAAAGACGTCTATTGTTTTGAGCTAGCCAATGACCACAACTACCGTGAACTGAAAGCCGGTACTGCGATGAACTGTGGGAAGGCCAGCCCCTTGGCCTTTGTGGCCGATGAGAAGATTTACGTGATTGGAAGCAGCCGCTGGGACTCAGATGAAAACTTTGCTTACTTTGAGATGTTTGATCCTAAAGTTGATAACTGGATCATCCTGCCAAATCCTCCAATAAGGAACGTGAACACTATATGGGTGGGGCATGTTGTTGTGGGAAGAAAGGCTCTCATTACGGCCTTGCAGCCGCACGAAACAGAGCGCCTATATTGTTTTAATCTTGACACACATAAATGGGCAAACACAAGCATCCCTGACTATCTTGGTAAGTTCTCCGGCGACACTCTGTTTGTAGAGTATAGGCTTTATGGATGTTACTACGACACGGTAGCTGCATTAGTCccattagaagaagaagaagaagaaaaggatgaggaggaggaggaagaggaagaagaagataaggagcTTCAACAATTCTTTAAGCATCACCGCCTTCATCAAATCTCAGAGGAGATGGGTATGGATGCTATTCGTAATGTTGCTCCGCAAGTGCAATACTCGGCAAGTCTACTTCACTTGGGAAAGATGTACTTTTGTTATGTAAGGACTGGCATGCCTCCGCATCCGCATCCAAAAATTGCCAGTGATTTTGATATAGGAGATGACAAAAAACGTTTCATTAGCATTGTAATTTTTCAAGCCGTCAGGGGgacatacaaaaaaaatgacacTAGACTTTCCAAGGCAAATTTCCTTCATTCGGAGCACTATGAAGTTAATACTCCGTTCCCAAGTGACGGTTTCATCAAAGGCTGCTACGTTCTTGGCTCG GGATACCTGGAGTCGAGTAAACAGATCAGCGTCTAA